CCTGAGAACATCCTCTGTGTAGATGCTGACAAGGTACAGTTCTGTTGCACTAAAATGGTCTAACAGGGGTTACGATATGTGTATTTAATATCAAGCTATCAATAGGGCTGGCCTTAATATCCATTCGTAtttggaaactttgtcttttttagGCCACAAAAACTGTTATAAATTTCATCAACAGTGGCTTTTAGATAGAACAGTGTTTACTAATATATGGAATGTAAAAAGGAATAAATTATAGCTGGTTTATTTATAGCTGCATTAATCATTCACAGCACAACAAACTGCATCACTTTCCATGCTGCCATTGAATCTGAAAGAACAAAGATGCATCAAAAAGAAATTGTGTGTCGGTGCATGTTATATCACATCGTACAATAATAAACTGTTCAGTACAAAATTAGCAATAAGAGGGTTGTATACTATGGAGGCAACACATGTATCTGAATGATCTCATATATGCAAGTATAGTGATCCTTATCTGTCCATTCCACACTGCGTCTGTCTCGTAATCACTTCAGACGAGAATATCATTTCTTTTCTACCTAAACAGTTTTACTGAATGTTTAAAACATGaccacacaaacagcagatctGTGTACTGCGATAGGTCATAAACACAAGTTGTTACAGCTCTATCAATACAGTTACATTCATGTCCAAAAGGTTTTTGAGTGTTGATATTAATGGAAGTTGTCTGTAACATTTTATGAAAGTCAGCAAGACTTTTTTGCTCAAtttcacagagaaaaaaatatttgttagTATTAGAAACATTGCGAAAGTCTACTTTGGAcatgagtgtgtttttgttttgtttcgtctttgaaaaaaagaacaattttacGAATACATTAACAGGCTGACAGTACTTATctcatgtttgtgtgtaggtGTCTCCTGTGAAGATCTGTGATTTTGACCTGGGCAGTGGAGTGAAGTTGAGCAGTGCCTGTACTCCCATAACCACGCCGGAACTCACCACACcagtacatacacacatacacacatttgcCGACCTTGACACTTGAAACTGGAACTATTTTAGGCCTGCCACAGTGTTGAAATTGTTGAATTTTTTTAGTTACATAGATGAGAGGCTAAAACAAGGATTAGACAAGCGTGTGTGAAACCATAATTATAAGACTATATTTTGGCAAATGAACTCATATTTAACTTAATGTATAATAATTCAAAAGTATAGGAAAGGCATTTTTCATTGCTGGCTTTTTAAAAGGATAGCTGAAGGAAATGAACACCCATTACCAAAAggaacacaataacacacactttaaacaCACCATCGGAATATAAACCTTCTATTCCAATGggtgtgttttacagtgtactttATCACATTTGTTGAAGTTGCCAGGaagctttgtttgatttatgCTTTCAGAATCGGACTCCTTTATGGATCCCAGAgagaaattgcagttgttacagttgcaactatttatgtaaaagaataaacactttaataatttaaacaaagataaagaaaaatttgcaatatgtacatgagattttagttcttatgaatatagtaaagtggtggggactgtgataataaatattaaacatctagtataaggcagttcaaattattgtacctctgagttattgcacacacaattattattattattattattattattattattacacatatgaaatgtttggtattgagttttgcacagatgaaccactctttgtgaatcacacactgagggaggacttagagtttgatggccacaggtaagaatgacttcctgtggcgctctgtggtgcattttggtagaatgagtcttgcactgaatgagctcctgtgtctagtcaccgtgtcgtagagtgggtgggagccattgtccatgatggcctgcagcttagacagcgtcctcctctccgacactgctgtcagcgagtccagctccacacccgcAACATCACCAGCCTTGCgtatcagtttgttgagtctgttggtgtctgccaccctcagcctgcttccctaGCATGAaacagcatagaggacagcactcgccaccacagactcatagaagatcctgttGAAATTGAAATATAATTAGGAAAAGCATTCTTAAAGTGCCCATATATAACTTTTTTGAATtaggtttgatgtaaaatttaAACATTGTCTAAATGTGCTGTAtggtccatacagtccatttgtgaaaactaagctgcaaaaacaacctgtttcaaattgattgtttttgtgatgtcatgaaaacttTTTGAATAAGCTGTAATGCAGgacagtcaatcagaacagggcttatatacactgctcaaaaaaataacaggaacatttaaacaacacaatgtaactccaagtaaatcaaacttctgtgaaatcaaactgtccacttaggaaacagcactgattgacaatcaatttcacagctgttgtgcaaatggaatagacaacaggtggaaattattggcaattagcaagacacactcaataaaggagtggttctgcaggtggggaccacagaccacttctcagtacctatgctttgtggctgatgttttgtggtagcatgagatggactctacaacccacacaagtggctcaggtagtgcagctcatccaggatggcacatcaatgcgagctgtggcaagaaggtttgttgtgtctgtcagcgtagtgtccaaagcctggaggcgctaccaggagacaggccagtacaccaggagacgtggaggaggccgtaggagggcaacaacccagcagcaagaccgctacctccacctttgtgcaaggaggaacaggaagagcactgccagagccttgcaaaatgacctccagcaggccacaaatgtgcatgtgtctgcacaaacgttagaaaccgactccatgaggatggtatgagggcccgatgtccacagatggtggttgtgctcacagcccaacaccatgcaggacgcttggcatttgccagagaacaccaggattggcacatttgccactggcgccctgtgctcttcacagatgaaagcaggttcacactgagcacatgtgacagacgtgacagagtctggagacgccgtggagagcaatctgctgcctgcaacatccttcagcatgaccggtttggcagtgggtcaggaatggtgtggggtggggagggccacacagccctccatgtgctcgccagaggtagcctgactgccattaggtaccgagatgagatcctcagaccccttgtgagtctaggaggagatccctcagaagaccatccgccacctcatcaggagcatgcccaggcattgtagggaggtcattcaggcacgtggaggccgaACACAATACTGAGTCtcatttttcacttgttttaaggacattacataaaagttggatcagcctgtagtgtgtttttccactatAATTTTCTGTGTGAATCCAAATcaaggcctccattggttaataaatttgatttccattgatacaccatttctgtaattttgttgtcagcacatacaactttgtacagaacaaagtattcaatgagaatatttcattcattcagatctaggatgtgttatttgagtgttccctttatttttttgagcagtgtacatatgTCAGACttaaagggataaagagagctTGGAAAATGGTTGTGTAAAATTTAATTATGGTTGTTTTTGGTTaataaaccacacaaatacatgcatattttttatagatatagatatatagatttttatcattttatcagaaTAGAAAAAtattaggattttttttaaaggtcttGCTTATCTTGTTTTGTTGCCACCAAAGGTTTAgatccttctcctgtaaagtaagAATAAGAGGAGCTGGCCTTATATCAGAATTAAATCCAGTTAATTGGTAGAATCTTTAATCCttaattaacttttaatgtgAAAGTGATCTGAGTGATTTGTGGCTTTTGAAACAACTGGGCCATCTCTCCTTAGTGTGGTTCAGCAGAGTACATGGCTCCAGAGGTGGTGGAGGTTTTTACAGACGAGGCCTCTTTCTATGACAAACGATGTGACCTCTGGAGCCTGGGAGTCATCCTCTACATCCTGCTTAGTGGCAGTCCGCCTTTTACTGGCCACTGTGGCACTGACTGTGGCTGGGAGCGAGGGGAAACCTGTCGTGCCTGCCAGGTGAGATGCCATATCTTTGCGTATGCACAGCATAAATCATTTAACTGCATATACATATGTGGCATATACAAAAGATGCCTTCAGCTCAGTTCCTGCACAGTCCAAACTTCAGTGAGGAACTGCTTGCCCTTGTGAAGTTTAAAGCAGTCGTTTGTCCTTTGTGCAGAACAACCTCTTTGAGCGGATCCAGGAGGGAAAGTATGAATTTGGTGATCGGGACTGGGCCCATATCTCAGACAGTGCCAAAGACCTGATCTCCCGGCTGCTGGTGCGAGATGCCATGCTGAGGCTCAGTGCAGCACAAGTCCTGCAGCACCCATGGGTGCAGGGGGTGAGGCTGCTGCTCCTTCACTTAGTTTACTTTATCAATCTGTTAATAAAAGATAAGAAACTTTCTTCATCCTCAGATGGAAAGTGCAGTTGTTATAGAGTAGCAGTGTGTATAGCACAATGTTCAAGTCAAAtaaagtcaagtcagctttattgtcaatactacaatatgtacaggacatgaAGTGTATTGAAATTGCGTTACActcagaccccatggtgtagcaataacattaaatagacggtaaacaggaaaagtgaatttaaatagacactaaaaaacactaatcgtaaaaatattaattgtagaaaaatataataataaaaaataatataaatataagaggtcctgaaatgaacactaaagtgacattttgtaatgaaaaactttttatttatttagaccCGGAGGAGATGCACAaatctggtcctggagggcccagcacagtttggaggtttcccttgttaaacacacccactaaacctgccAATTAACAGATAAATGCAATCAGGTAgctaaatcaccaaactgtgctggacaccgggCCTCTAGAATCGGAGTTGGGCACCACTGATTTAGACAGTAATGCAAAATAGAAGATTTTTCGCTAGTGATCTGACTTTTTGGACAAGGATGCTTTATTTACAGCCACATTGACTGATATTCAAATTTATGGCCTACTTTTACTGGAAGTTTACTCAATTTGGACTAATTGAACACCTACACTGTATCACATTTCCAGTACTTTGTATTAGCCAAAGACTTAAAAGGCAACCGTTCTAGATTAACGAAATACATTGAATTCTTAAACAAGAAATCGGTCACCTGTGGTATACTATGAGTCGAATAAAGTGCCATACCGAAAATAAGAGACAGTTCACTATTTAGCACAAAGTATCATGCATAATTATAATGATTGTGCCTCTCTTTGCCATATTATTTGAGCtcatttatgttgttttgtgcattttcttttcttatagAATGCTCCAGAAAGAAGTCTTCCAACTCCACATGTCTTACAAAGGTATTTatactatttatttttaatgattacTGTTAAATTGAGTAGGTCTGATTGTCTAGGTTAGTTCTAAGGGTTGGAGATATGTCAAAAACAACattatacattttcataatatAAAGGTTATTGAGTGGTGgtacttttaaaaatactatcaaaaactatcaaCACAATGATTTTGATTCAGTGTTTTATATATTGCACAGAACTAAATTGAATCCGACTGGCCTAATTTTGCTCTCATTGCaatgaaacattccttataggTTATTTACTTTCTGTTCTGTACTGACAATATTCACAATATTCTCCGAAAAGTGATCTAAGTACCGCATATCGCCCGTCCCTAGTTGCCATCacacttcattttaaatttCTCTGATTTGTAACTGGTTGTTTCCATCTGATTGGTAGGAAACTGAGCACTAAGGACCTGACTCAGTTCGCGGCAGAGGCCATGGCCTTTAACAGGCAGCTGTCACAGCAGGATGAACAGCAGGATGACAGTGGGGCTATCATGTGCTCCATGAGACTCTCGCCACCCTCCAACTCCAGGCTGGCCCGACGCAGAGCACAGTCCCTCGCACTCCGCAGCACTAGCCAGTACCTAGCCACTGCGCAGGTGCCGGAGTAAGCCCATACACTATATAAATGCATGTTGTTGGCTtaacacgtttttttttttttttttttgctcaagtGCCCACTCAGAAGCCAACATTGTTGAGTACTTGCTGCATTTGGGCTTGAGGGACCTAAtgattacatataaatacacacacaaacacacatttgcaTAGCCTGCACACAATGCGCTCAGTGCCAGCTGTGAGCGGACAGCAGGGGAGGTTAAGTTAACCCAAAAAGTAAATACCGACTACACCTACTTCAGTATTTTCCACACTGGCTAAGGGTTAATGCAGTTCTGCAATTCACCGTTTAGCGTAGATGTAGAGGATACattgaaaaaataatataacatGCTTCTTCAGGTTGGCTTTGTAAGTCATGTACAGCCGAGATGTACCATACATGATTGAAACTGATTTCcatatatttaagtatttattaCCAAATATTTGTGGCTGAAAGTTTTAGTCAACTACAGAGCTGCTTCAATAGAAGGGAAAATACTTATCTTAATTTTAATAtagctactgtgctaaaatggTTCTCagtttcctttttgttttttagattttccattttaaaatatcagcCGTTTTAGAAGATTTTATAGAGCACTGtcttttttgcacatttgtttgctttttttccatttcgtggtgtttttgttttgtcgtTTAAACTATGTTTCAGGTTAGGACTATGATTCTGCCCAGTAATTCTTAACAACCAGTGTGAACAGTGTTGTAATGATATTTGAGACTTAATGCATGACACCATACTGCCTTATTGCATTAATATacaatggggaaaaaatggtTACTGGGCCTTCATATCCATATTAATTATGTCTTACCTCAAATACAGTTTGTACattgtttttgcacatttttacta
This Pygocentrus nattereri isolate fPygNat1 chromosome 15, fPygNat1.pri, whole genome shotgun sequence DNA region includes the following protein-coding sequences:
- the mknk1 gene encoding MAP kinase-interacting serine/threonine-protein kinase 1 isoform X1 translates to MVRQSQLHCTRQVTRDSGPSDRDAGLPPLPPASRCASQTSAGTAVMESSQPVNITDSGIRRKKKRRTRAADSSTDTFSDLYRLTDEVLGQGAYAKVQCCVSLQNGNEYAVKIIEKIAGHSRSRVFREVETLYQCQGNKNILELIQFFEDDSRFYLVFEKLNGGSILTHIQRRKHFDEREASRVVRDIAQALDFLHTKGIAHRDLKPENILCVDADKVSPVKICDFDLGSGVKLSSACTPITTPELTTPCGSAEYMAPEVVEVFTDEASFYDKRCDLWSLGVILYILLSGSPPFTGHCGTDCGWERGETCRACQNNLFERIQEGKYEFGDRDWAHISDSAKDLISRLLVRDAMLRLSAAQVLQHPWVQGNAPERSLPTPHVLQRKLSTKDLTQFAAEAMAFNRQLSQQDEQQDDSGAIMCSMRLSPPSNSRLARRRAQSLALRSTSQYLATAQVPE
- the mknk1 gene encoding MAP kinase-interacting serine/threonine-protein kinase 1 isoform X2, producing MVRQSQLHCTRQVTRDSGPSDRDAGLPPLPPASRCASQTSAGTVMESSQPVNITDSGIRRKKKRRTRAADSSTDTFSDLYRLTDEVLGQGAYAKVQCCVSLQNGNEYAVKIIEKIAGHSRSRVFREVETLYQCQGNKNILELIQFFEDDSRFYLVFEKLNGGSILTHIQRRKHFDEREASRVVRDIAQALDFLHTKGIAHRDLKPENILCVDADKVSPVKICDFDLGSGVKLSSACTPITTPELTTPCGSAEYMAPEVVEVFTDEASFYDKRCDLWSLGVILYILLSGSPPFTGHCGTDCGWERGETCRACQNNLFERIQEGKYEFGDRDWAHISDSAKDLISRLLVRDAMLRLSAAQVLQHPWVQGNAPERSLPTPHVLQRKLSTKDLTQFAAEAMAFNRQLSQQDEQQDDSGAIMCSMRLSPPSNSRLARRRAQSLALRSTSQYLATAQVPE